A stretch of the Comamonas testosteroni TK102 genome encodes the following:
- a CDS encoding MarR family winged helix-turn-helix transcriptional regulator, with product MIQQPPSALTPQDGYHFSDQIGHLLRRVYQRHAALFQQYIPDSQLTAAQFVVLCSVRDNKGSSLADIVKATVIDQATIRGVVDRLKQRELVHVEHDRTDRRKVVINLTEAGQDLVHDMEPFAKQITESTYGKLNPAERLALDFLLRKMLEGSDSE from the coding sequence ATGATTCAGCAGCCGCCATCAGCCCTGACGCCACAAGATGGCTATCACTTTTCGGACCAGATCGGCCACCTGCTGCGACGCGTCTATCAAAGGCATGCCGCGCTTTTCCAGCAGTACATTCCCGACTCTCAGCTTACGGCAGCACAATTCGTGGTGCTGTGCTCCGTGCGTGACAACAAAGGCAGCTCGCTCGCCGACATCGTCAAGGCCACGGTGATCGATCAGGCCACCATACGCGGCGTGGTGGACCGGCTCAAGCAGCGCGAACTGGTACATGTGGAGCATGACCGCACGGACCGGCGCAAGGTCGTCATCAACCTCACCGAAGCCGGTCAGGATCTGGTGCACGACATGGAGCCCTTTGCCAAGCAGATCACCGAAAGCACCTACGGAAAGCTCAATCCCGCGGAGCGTCTGGCGCTGGATTTCCTGCTCAGAAAAATGCTGGAAGGCAGCGACTCCGAATGA
- a CDS encoding (2Fe-2S)-binding protein, protein MGIPVHSSSPSHLIFLQVNARACEVPAAPGTALLHVLRNDLELNGPKYGCGLGECGACTVLIDGVAARSCVIPVKAAVGREVTTLEGLGSRQCPGPTQQAFIDCQAAQCGYCLNGMIMTAEALLRRNPNPTEQELRNELHHNLCRCGTHVEIMQAALRAVQLRAERATLQAPSGVPSSSAGEVQP, encoded by the coding sequence ATGGGAATCCCAGTTCATTCAAGCAGTCCCTCCCACCTCATCTTCTTGCAGGTCAATGCACGGGCATGCGAGGTGCCGGCCGCTCCCGGGACGGCGCTGCTGCATGTGCTGCGCAATGACCTGGAGCTGAACGGGCCCAAATACGGCTGCGGCCTGGGTGAGTGCGGCGCCTGCACGGTGCTGATCGACGGTGTGGCCGCGCGTTCCTGCGTGATTCCCGTGAAGGCGGCAGTGGGCCGAGAAGTGACCACGCTGGAAGGCCTGGGATCGCGCCAGTGTCCGGGCCCCACGCAGCAGGCCTTCATTGACTGCCAGGCCGCCCAGTGCGGCTACTGTCTCAACGGCATGATCATGACGGCGGAGGCCTTGCTGCGCCGCAACCCGAACCCCACCGAGCAGGAACTGCGCAACGAGCTGCACCACAACCTGTGCCGCTGCGGCACGCATGTGGAAATCATGCAGGCGGCCCTGCGCGCCGTGCAGCTGCGTGCGGAACGGGCCACGCTGCAGGCACCCTCCGGCGTTCCATCTTCCAGCGCGGGCGAGGTCCAGCCATGA
- a CDS encoding cytochrome c → MNTADNTPALPCDLLHGLTLRPPVAAWDGLRYQGSVPAHARLDQAQAMSGVVAAVQREHFLGVVAVAPVHARQALASLVPVWKDGQAALQARPVSHSPGSQESYEPIDTGRYVWRMAGASAGSGTARVAAWCLDGHISLWLPPCEADVRQMIGRELVALLQCQESALRLFSVPAMGYGSVHPLDLMDAAADAALLSHAVGRPVSVACEAGTAGTGAGRELVLRVDAQPSQALEAGTMVQSHEGHASLQLDLLLSDTPWAVRPSMARLLSQPGLTRAAAVATVLDAGEVRERKVVASLRHAGVDDLNAAQVFARESHWHEQALGLGHDPLQWRLQHLPEGPVRDLAQQVAERAQVSPQDDIPQDTDGRLLGRGFATAQLQTLDAQGADLHAWSAWVAEVAVHPLTGEIEVTRVVAGHDSRSLQAAQAARTRPEIVQQDPQLLADARRLLGTAPAFDDWTGSAASATGFDVIARPGSDLVQQARGDVGPIRQGGLALDGVATLPAAAAIANAIHHATGVRLREVPFRPEQLRLALAGEGAGKSSIAKSGRGWGWLAAGAAGLAGMAAMAWPLKPALPLTDGPDVSLYSPQALERGRLVAAAGDCVVCHTAPGGVSNAGGLGLETPFGTIYSTNITPDNETGIGRWSYAAFERAMRRGIHQDGRQLYPAFPYTAFAKLSDGDLQALYGYLMSQPAVKAKAPETQLAFPYNLRPAMAGWNLLFHDATPFKADPARSAEWNRGAYLVEGAGHCAACHSPRNALGAEKSGIRYLGGGEAEGWSAPALNQLARGKLPWSREELYRYLRTGFSARHGVAAGPMAPVIHGLAQLPEADVRAMATYLMELPGQAAQDAHNAPAQAAPVVPLTTTVAAPVAASAPEMVRQVNGERIYQNACAVCHEAGSGPTLLGVKPLLALNTNLHAASPDNLLQVILNGIQTPADDALGYMPGFRDSLDDRQIADLIGYLRQRFAPEEKAWPDDTKTIKRLRAHAP, encoded by the coding sequence ATGAACACGGCTGACAACACCCCCGCCCTGCCTTGCGACCTGCTGCACGGGCTAACGTTGCGCCCGCCCGTCGCGGCCTGGGACGGGCTGCGCTACCAAGGCAGCGTGCCCGCCCATGCGCGGCTGGACCAGGCGCAGGCCATGTCCGGCGTGGTGGCCGCCGTGCAGCGCGAGCATTTTCTGGGCGTGGTGGCCGTGGCGCCCGTCCATGCGCGGCAGGCGCTTGCCAGCCTGGTGCCTGTATGGAAAGACGGGCAGGCGGCCTTGCAGGCTCGCCCCGTCTCTCACTCCCCCGGATCGCAGGAATCGTACGAGCCGATCGATACCGGTCGCTATGTCTGGCGCATGGCTGGTGCGAGCGCCGGTTCCGGCACGGCACGCGTGGCCGCGTGGTGCCTGGACGGTCATATCAGCCTCTGGCTGCCGCCGTGCGAAGCCGACGTACGCCAGATGATCGGTCGTGAACTGGTCGCGCTGCTGCAGTGCCAGGAATCCGCGCTGCGGCTGTTCAGCGTGCCTGCCATGGGCTATGGCAGCGTGCATCCGCTGGACCTCATGGATGCGGCCGCCGATGCGGCCCTGCTGTCCCATGCCGTGGGCCGGCCCGTCAGCGTGGCCTGCGAGGCCGGGACTGCGGGTACCGGCGCTGGCCGCGAGCTGGTGCTGCGCGTGGATGCGCAGCCTTCGCAGGCGCTTGAAGCCGGCACGATGGTGCAGTCCCATGAAGGCCATGCATCGCTGCAGCTCGACTTGCTGCTGTCCGACACCCCCTGGGCCGTGCGCCCCAGCATGGCGCGCCTGCTGAGCCAGCCCGGTTTGACGCGAGCCGCCGCTGTGGCCACCGTGCTCGATGCCGGCGAAGTGCGCGAGCGCAAGGTGGTGGCCAGCCTGCGGCATGCCGGTGTCGACGATCTGAATGCCGCCCAGGTCTTTGCCCGTGAAAGCCATTGGCATGAGCAGGCCCTGGGTCTGGGGCATGACCCACTGCAGTGGCGCCTGCAGCACTTGCCCGAAGGCCCGGTGCGCGATCTCGCGCAGCAGGTGGCCGAGCGTGCGCAGGTATCACCGCAAGACGACATTCCGCAAGACACCGATGGCCGCCTGCTGGGTCGAGGCTTTGCCACTGCCCAGCTGCAGACTCTGGATGCTCAGGGCGCCGACCTGCATGCCTGGAGCGCCTGGGTGGCCGAGGTGGCCGTGCATCCGCTCACCGGCGAGATTGAGGTGACCCGGGTGGTGGCCGGCCATGACAGTCGCAGCCTGCAAGCGGCCCAGGCGGCCAGAACGCGGCCCGAAATCGTGCAGCAGGACCCCCAGTTGCTGGCCGATGCGCGCCGGTTGCTGGGCACGGCTCCCGCCTTCGACGACTGGACTGGTTCCGCCGCTTCCGCTACCGGTTTCGATGTGATCGCCAGGCCTGGTTCCGATCTGGTGCAGCAGGCGCGCGGCGATGTCGGACCCATCCGCCAGGGCGGTCTGGCGCTGGACGGGGTGGCCACGCTGCCCGCCGCCGCCGCCATTGCCAACGCCATCCACCATGCAACGGGCGTGCGCCTGCGCGAAGTGCCCTTTCGGCCCGAACAACTGCGCCTGGCGCTGGCCGGCGAGGGCGCGGGCAAATCATCCATTGCCAAGTCCGGCCGTGGCTGGGGCTGGCTGGCTGCAGGCGCCGCGGGCCTTGCCGGCATGGCTGCCATGGCCTGGCCGCTGAAGCCGGCCCTGCCGCTGACGGACGGGCCAGACGTCTCCCTTTATTCGCCCCAGGCCCTGGAGCGCGGCCGTCTGGTGGCTGCCGCGGGCGACTGCGTGGTCTGCCACACGGCGCCGGGCGGTGTCTCCAATGCGGGAGGCTTGGGGCTGGAGACGCCGTTCGGCACCATCTACTCCACCAACATCACGCCCGACAACGAAACTGGCATCGGTCGCTGGTCCTATGCTGCCTTCGAGCGCGCCATGCGCCGCGGCATCCACCAGGATGGACGTCAGCTGTATCCGGCATTCCCGTACACGGCCTTCGCCAAGCTCAGCGATGGCGACCTGCAGGCCCTATATGGCTACCTGATGTCCCAGCCCGCCGTGAAGGCCAAGGCCCCCGAGACGCAACTGGCCTTTCCCTACAACCTGCGCCCGGCCATGGCCGGCTGGAATCTGCTGTTCCACGACGCCACGCCCTTCAAGGCCGACCCCGCGCGCAGCGCCGAATGGAACCGGGGTGCCTATCTGGTCGAAGGTGCGGGCCATTGCGCGGCCTGCCACTCGCCGCGCAATGCGCTGGGGGCCGAAAAGAGCGGCATCCGCTATCTGGGCGGCGGCGAGGCCGAAGGCTGGAGCGCCCCTGCGCTCAACCAGCTGGCCCGCGGCAAGTTGCCCTGGAGCCGCGAGGAGCTGTACCGGTACCTGCGCACGGGCTTCTCGGCCCGCCATGGCGTGGCGGCGGGGCCCATGGCGCCCGTCATCCACGGCTTGGCCCAGTTGCCTGAAGCCGATGTGCGCGCCATGGCCACGTATCTGATGGAACTCCCGGGCCAGGCCGCACAGGATGCGCACAACGCACCGGCCCAGGCCGCGCCCGTCGTTCCTCTGACTACAACAGTGGCAGCCCCTGTGGCCGCATCGGCCCCGGAGATGGTGCGCCAGGTCAACGGCGAGCGCATCTACCAGAACGCTTGCGCGGTCTGCCATGAGGCGGGCAGCGGGCCCACTCTGTTAGGCGTCAAGCCTCTGCTGGCCCTGAACACCAACCTGCATGCCGCAAGCCCGGACAACCTGCTCCAGGTCATCCTGAACGGCATCCAGACACCCGCCGACGATGCGCTGGGCTATATGCCCGGCTTCAGGGACAGCCTGGACGACAGGCAGATTGCGGACCTGATCGGATATTTGCGTCAACGATTTGCACCGGAGGAAAAAGCTTGGCCAGACGATACGAAGACGATTAAGCGGCTGCGAGCGCATGCGCCCTAG
- a CDS encoding formate dehydrogenase subunit gamma yields the protein MPAIQGKIIPIAFDGAASAGSALGGHEREALEHAIADHAARPGSLIELLHSLQNALGFIPRAAVPAIAQALNLSRAEVHGVVSYYPHLREQPHGRTLIQICRAEACKSRGADALFAHAQATLGCQAHGTSADGSVTLEPVYCLGLCAQSPAVMVDESEVHARMTADQLDALLAEIQKNQLETNEDKAQAALENEVVDAARIYVPRDAAALAVGANAVAEALQRECAARGLAVVLVRNGSRGLLWLETLVEVETAQGRVAYGPVQAADVPGLLDAGMLQGRPHVLCHGLTEQMPYLARQERLTFARVGIIDPLSLRDYEAHGGWQGLRAAAAMAPEAIVQQVLDSGLRGRGGAAFPAGIKWKTVAAAESAGTGPQKYIACNADEGDSGTFADRLLMEGDPFCLIEGMAIAALAVGATQGYIYVRSEYPHAIAVLNEAIARASAAGWLGRNVAGSGKAFQLQVRKGAGSYVCGEETAMLESIEGRRGIVRAKPPLPAIEGLFGKPTVINNVITLATVPIILARGAAFYQGYGMGRSRGTLPFQLAGNIAQGGLVEKAFGLTLRELVQDFGGGTASGRPVKAIQVGGPLGSYVAPEDWDDPLDYETYAAKGNVVGHGGLVVHDDGADMAQLARYAMEFCAIESCGKCTPCRIGSTRGVEVIDRITRQGGAEHAANVALLESLCDTMQHGSLCAMGGMTPYPVRSALQHYPQDFGIEPVQTVNPA from the coding sequence ATGCCAGCCATTCAAGGGAAGATCATTCCCATCGCCTTCGACGGAGCCGCCAGTGCCGGTTCCGCACTCGGTGGCCATGAGCGCGAAGCTCTCGAGCACGCCATTGCCGACCATGCAGCGCGCCCTGGCTCTCTGATCGAGCTGCTGCACTCCCTGCAAAATGCGCTGGGCTTTATCCCGCGCGCTGCCGTGCCCGCCATTGCCCAGGCCCTGAATCTTTCGCGTGCCGAGGTCCATGGTGTTGTCAGCTATTACCCGCATTTGCGCGAGCAGCCGCATGGCAGGACGCTGATCCAGATCTGTCGGGCCGAAGCCTGCAAGTCGCGCGGTGCCGATGCATTGTTCGCCCATGCGCAAGCGACACTGGGCTGCCAGGCCCATGGCACGAGCGCCGATGGCAGCGTGACGCTGGAGCCTGTCTACTGCCTGGGGCTGTGCGCCCAGTCGCCGGCGGTGATGGTCGACGAGAGCGAAGTCCATGCACGGATGACTGCGGACCAGCTCGACGCCTTGCTGGCAGAAATACAGAAAAATCAGCTTGAAACCAACGAGGATAAAGCGCAGGCAGCTCTCGAAAATGAAGTTGTCGATGCCGCGCGCATCTATGTGCCGCGCGATGCCGCGGCCCTGGCCGTTGGCGCGAATGCGGTGGCCGAGGCGCTGCAGCGCGAGTGCGCGGCGCGAGGCCTGGCGGTGGTGCTGGTGCGCAACGGCTCGCGCGGCCTGCTGTGGCTGGAAACCCTGGTCGAAGTCGAGACTGCGCAGGGCCGCGTGGCCTACGGCCCGGTTCAGGCGGCTGACGTGCCGGGTCTGCTGGATGCCGGCATGCTGCAGGGCCGGCCGCATGTGCTATGTCATGGGCTGACCGAGCAGATGCCTTATCTGGCACGGCAGGAGCGTCTGACTTTTGCGCGCGTGGGCATCATCGATCCGCTGAGTCTGCGGGACTACGAGGCCCATGGCGGCTGGCAAGGCCTCAGGGCTGCTGCGGCCATGGCGCCCGAAGCCATCGTCCAGCAGGTGCTGGACTCCGGCCTGCGCGGTCGCGGCGGGGCGGCATTTCCTGCGGGGATCAAATGGAAGACCGTGGCGGCTGCAGAAAGTGCGGGAACAGGGCCGCAGAAATACATTGCCTGCAATGCCGACGAAGGCGATTCGGGCACGTTCGCCGACCGTCTGCTGATGGAGGGTGACCCGTTCTGCCTGATCGAGGGCATGGCGATCGCCGCTCTGGCCGTCGGTGCGACGCAGGGCTATATCTATGTGCGCAGCGAATATCCGCATGCGATTGCGGTGCTGAACGAGGCGATTGCACGTGCCAGTGCCGCAGGCTGGCTGGGCCGCAATGTGGCCGGCAGCGGCAAGGCGTTCCAGCTGCAGGTGCGAAAGGGTGCGGGCAGCTATGTCTGCGGCGAGGAGACCGCCATGCTGGAGAGTATCGAAGGCAGGCGCGGCATTGTGCGTGCCAAGCCTCCGTTGCCCGCGATCGAAGGCCTGTTCGGCAAGCCCACGGTCATCAACAATGTGATCACGCTGGCGACTGTGCCCATCATCCTGGCCAGGGGCGCGGCCTTCTATCAGGGCTATGGCATGGGCCGCTCGCGCGGCACGCTGCCGTTCCAGCTGGCGGGCAATATTGCGCAAGGCGGGCTGGTGGAAAAGGCCTTCGGCCTCACGTTGCGCGAGCTGGTGCAGGACTTCGGCGGCGGCACGGCCAGCGGCCGGCCCGTCAAGGCCATTCAGGTGGGCGGCCCGCTGGGCAGCTATGTGGCGCCCGAGGACTGGGATGATCCGCTGGACTATGAAACCTATGCCGCCAAGGGCAATGTGGTTGGCCATGGCGGTCTGGTCGTGCATGACGACGGCGCCGATATGGCCCAGCTGGCACGCTATGCCATGGAGTTCTGCGCCATCGAGTCCTGCGGCAAATGCACGCCCTGCCGCATCGGCTCCACGCGAGGGGTGGAGGTGATAGACCGCATCACGCGTCAAGGCGGCGCCGAGCATGCAGCCAATGTGGCGCTGCTGGAGAGCCTGTGCGACACCATGCAGCACGGTAGCCTGTGCGCCATGGGCGGCATGACTCCCTATCCGGTGCGCTCTGCACTGCAGCACTATCCGCAGGACTTCGGTATCGAGCCCGTGCAGACCGTGAACCCCGCCTGA
- the fdhF gene encoding formate dehydrogenase subunit alpha → MLEHLKNTDCGTPASLSEELVTLHIDGREVTVPKGTSLMRAAVDGGIKVPKLCATDSLEPFGSCRLCLVQVKGRKGFPASCTTPAEAGMKVRTQSPQLQELRKGVMELYISDHPLDCLTCSSNGDCELQDMAGVVGLREVRYGMDGANHFKGEARAEVDTSNPYFSYDPSKCIVCNRCVRACEETQGTFALTISGRGFESRITAGQGDGFMASDCVSCGACVQACPTATLQEKTVVELGQSEHSEITTCAYCGVGCGFKAEMKGEQVVRMVPWKDGKANEGHACVKGRFAWGYATHKDRITQPMIRAKITDPWREVSWEEAIGHAASEFRRIQARHGRDSIGGITSSRCTNEETYLVQKLIRAAFGNNNVDTCARVCHSPTGYGLGQTYGTSAGTQTFKSVEHSDVIMVIGANPTAAHPVFGSRMKKRLRGDARRAGAGLIVIDPREIELVNSPHVKADYHLQLRPGTNVAMITALAHVIVTEGWLADAYIDERCDAKSFAQWKEFVARPENSPEATADITGVAPELVRGAARLYALGSADHPQGRQVNSAIYYGLGVTEHAQGSTMVMGIANLAMATGNVGREGVGVNPLRGQNNVQGSCDMGSFPHELPGYRHISDSITRAEFEGAWGVKLSPEPGLRIPNMFEAALEGSFMGLYCEGEDIVQSDPNTQHVTAALSAMECVVVQDIFLNETAKYAHVFLPGSSFMEKDGTFTNAERRISRVTQLMQPLAGYADWEVTQLLSNALGYPMNYGHPREIMAEIAALTPTFAGVSYEKIERLGSVQWPCNEGTEEAGTSIMHKDRFVRGKGRFIITQYVATDEKVTQRFPLLLTTGRILSQYNVGAQTRRTANSQWHGEDRLEIHPHDAQDRGIRDGDWVGIESRSGQTVLRATVTERIQPGVVYTTFHFPESGANVITTDSSDWATNCPEYKVTAVQVLPVTQPSSWQQGYRRFNDQQLGHLAAAQMEMGGQ, encoded by the coding sequence ATGCTGGAACATTTGAAGAACACCGATTGCGGAACGCCTGCCAGCCTGTCCGAGGAACTGGTCACGCTGCATATCGACGGCCGCGAAGTCACTGTGCCCAAGGGCACATCGCTGATGCGCGCCGCCGTCGATGGCGGCATCAAGGTGCCCAAGCTCTGTGCCACGGATTCGCTGGAGCCCTTTGGTTCCTGCCGGCTGTGTCTGGTGCAGGTCAAGGGGCGCAAGGGCTTTCCTGCGTCCTGCACCACCCCTGCCGAAGCAGGCATGAAGGTGCGCACCCAGAGTCCGCAGCTGCAGGAGCTGCGCAAGGGCGTGATGGAGCTCTATATCTCCGACCACCCGCTCGATTGCCTGACCTGCTCGTCCAACGGCGACTGCGAGCTGCAGGACATGGCCGGAGTGGTCGGTCTGCGCGAGGTGCGCTATGGCATGGATGGAGCCAACCACTTCAAGGGCGAAGCCAGGGCCGAGGTCGATACCTCCAATCCCTATTTCAGCTACGACCCCAGCAAGTGCATTGTCTGCAATCGCTGCGTGCGCGCCTGCGAGGAAACGCAGGGCACGTTTGCGCTGACGATCAGCGGACGCGGTTTCGAGTCGCGCATCACGGCAGGGCAGGGCGACGGCTTCATGGCCAGCGACTGCGTGAGCTGCGGTGCCTGCGTGCAGGCCTGCCCCACAGCCACCTTGCAGGAAAAGACCGTCGTCGAGCTGGGCCAGAGCGAGCACAGCGAGATCACCACCTGCGCCTACTGCGGCGTGGGCTGCGGCTTCAAGGCCGAGATGAAGGGTGAACAGGTGGTGCGCATGGTGCCCTGGAAGGATGGCAAGGCCAACGAAGGCCATGCCTGCGTCAAGGGGCGTTTTGCCTGGGGCTATGCCACGCACAAGGACCGCATCACCCAGCCCATGATCCGCGCCAAGATCACCGACCCCTGGCGCGAGGTGAGCTGGGAGGAGGCGATAGGCCATGCGGCCAGCGAATTCCGCCGCATCCAGGCCAGGCATGGCAGGGACTCGATTGGCGGCATCACCTCGTCGCGCTGCACCAACGAGGAAACCTATCTGGTGCAGAAGCTGATCCGCGCCGCCTTCGGCAACAACAATGTCGATACCTGTGCGCGTGTCTGTCACTCGCCGACGGGCTATGGCCTGGGCCAGACCTATGGCACGTCGGCAGGCACGCAGACCTTCAAGTCGGTCGAGCACTCCGATGTGATCATGGTCATCGGCGCCAATCCCACGGCGGCGCATCCGGTGTTCGGCTCGCGCATGAAAAAGCGGCTGCGTGGCGACGCCCGGCGTGCCGGCGCCGGTTTGATCGTGATCGATCCGCGCGAGATCGAACTCGTCAACTCGCCCCATGTCAAGGCCGACTATCACCTGCAGCTGAGGCCCGGCACCAATGTGGCCATGATCACGGCGCTGGCCCATGTGATCGTCACCGAGGGCTGGCTGGCCGATGCCTATATCGACGAGCGCTGCGACGCCAAGTCCTTTGCGCAATGGAAGGAGTTCGTTGCCAGGCCGGAGAACTCGCCCGAGGCCACGGCCGACATCACCGGCGTGGCTCCCGAGCTGGTGCGTGGTGCGGCGCGGCTGTATGCATTGGGCAGTGCGGATCATCCGCAGGGAAGGCAGGTCAACTCCGCCATCTACTACGGCCTGGGCGTGACCGAGCATGCGCAGGGCTCGACCATGGTCATGGGCATTGCCAATCTGGCCATGGCCACGGGCAATGTGGGGCGCGAAGGCGTGGGCGTGAATCCCCTGCGCGGCCAGAACAATGTCCAGGGCTCCTGCGACATGGGCAGCTTTCCGCATGAGCTGCCGGGCTATCGCCATATCTCGGACAGCATCACCCGAGCAGAATTTGAAGGCGCCTGGGGCGTGAAGCTCAGTCCCGAGCCGGGCTTGCGCATTCCGAATATGTTCGAGGCCGCGCTGGAAGGCAGCTTCATGGGTCTGTACTGCGAGGGCGAGGACATCGTGCAGTCCGACCCGAACACCCAGCATGTGACGGCAGCGCTTTCGGCCATGGAATGTGTGGTGGTGCAGGACATCTTCCTCAACGAAACCGCCAAGTACGCCCATGTGTTCCTGCCCGGATCTTCCTTCATGGAGAAAGATGGCACGTTCACCAATGCCGAGCGCCGCATCTCGCGCGTGACCCAGCTCATGCAGCCGCTGGCTGGTTATGCCGACTGGGAGGTGACGCAGCTTTTGTCCAATGCGCTGGGCTATCCCATGAACTACGGTCATCCGCGCGAGATCATGGCCGAGATCGCGGCCCTGACCCCCACTTTTGCGGGCGTGAGCTACGAGAAGATCGAGCGTCTGGGCAGCGTGCAGTGGCCCTGCAATGAAGGCACCGAAGAGGCGGGAACGTCCATCATGCACAAGGACAGGTTTGTGCGCGGCAAGGGCCGCTTCATCATCACCCAGTATGTGGCCACCGATGAAAAGGTCACGCAGCGCTTTCCACTGCTGCTGACCACGGGACGCATCCTGTCGCAGTACAACGTGGGTGCGCAGACGCGGCGCACGGCCAACAGCCAGTGGCATGGCGAGGACAGGCTCGAGATTCATCCGCATGACGCACAGGACCGTGGCATCCGCGATGGCGACTGGGTGGGCATTGAAAGCCGCTCCGGCCAGACGGTGTTGCGCGCCACGGTGACCGAGCGCATACAGCCTGGTGTGGTCTACACCACCTTCCATTTCCCCGAGTCGGGTGCGAATGTGATCACCACCGACAGTTCGGACTGGGCCACCAACTGCCCCGAGTACAAGGTGACGGCCGTGCAGGTATTGCCCGTGACTCAGCCCTCAAGCTGGCAGCAGGGCTACAGGCGTTTCAACGACCAGCAGCTCGGTCATCTGGCCGCGGCGCAGATGGAGATGGGAGGTCAATGA
- a CDS encoding MFS transporter yields the protein MSSTYISVEKGIQTAGVGKFQYRLFVIFGLVWLADAMQVLSIGFSAPSIAKTFGKTVPEALQTGTFFFIGMLIGAFVFGRLADRIGRRPVLMMAVVIDAFAGVASAFAPEFAWLLVLRFITGIGVGGTLPVDYTMMAEFLPSDRRGRWLVLLESFWAVGTIFLAILALVAVYWGEDAWRVIFFVTGLPALIGVVLRFYIPESPMYLNRNGKSEEARKVLQRVAKVNGNTVDIPALQPEKQERKSLFSLFSQDLRRRSFSLFLAWALISIAYYGVFVYLPVKLSSEGFAFMRGQVFLVVLALVQLPGFALSAYGVERWGRKPTLIGFLLLSAVGCMLYSLGSSPFVVIGSTLLMSFSLLGTWGALYAFTPEVYPTDLRASGMGMAGAVARFGGLFAPAIIAPLMATHFTMALAVLSAMLVGGALAIWAVDVELRNRALD from the coding sequence ATGTCATCTACATATATTTCAGTGGAAAAAGGCATCCAGACTGCGGGTGTGGGCAAGTTTCAGTACCGGCTGTTCGTGATCTTCGGCCTGGTCTGGCTGGCGGACGCCATGCAGGTGCTGTCCATTGGTTTCAGTGCGCCGTCCATTGCCAAGACTTTCGGCAAGACCGTGCCCGAGGCGCTGCAGACCGGCACCTTCTTCTTCATCGGCATGCTGATCGGTGCCTTCGTCTTCGGCAGACTGGCAGACCGCATAGGCCGCCGTCCGGTGCTGATGATGGCCGTGGTGATCGATGCCTTTGCGGGAGTGGCTTCGGCTTTTGCGCCCGAGTTCGCCTGGCTGCTGGTGCTTCGCTTCATCACTGGCATTGGCGTGGGCGGCACGTTGCCCGTGGACTACACCATGATGGCCGAGTTTCTGCCCAGCGACCGCCGTGGCCGCTGGCTGGTGCTGTTGGAGTCGTTCTGGGCTGTGGGCACCATCTTTCTGGCCATCCTGGCGCTGGTAGCCGTATATTGGGGCGAGGATGCCTGGCGCGTGATCTTTTTCGTGACCGGACTGCCGGCGCTGATCGGCGTGGTGCTGCGCTTCTATATCCCCGAATCGCCCATGTACCTGAACCGTAACGGCAAGTCCGAAGAGGCGCGCAAGGTGCTGCAACGGGTGGCCAAGGTCAACGGGAACACGGTCGACATCCCGGCCCTGCAGCCTGAAAAGCAGGAGCGCAAGTCTCTCTTCTCCCTGTTCTCGCAGGATCTGCGCCGTCGCAGCTTCTCGCTGTTCCTGGCCTGGGCGCTGATCTCCATCGCCTACTACGGCGTCTTTGTTTACCTGCCTGTCAAGCTCAGCAGCGAAGGCTTTGCCTTCATGCGTGGCCAGGTCTTCCTGGTGGTGCTGGCACTGGTGCAACTGCCCGGTTTTGCGCTGTCGGCCTACGGTGTGGAGCGCTGGGGCCGCAAGCCCACGCTGATCGGCTTTCTGCTGCTCAGCGCCGTGGGCTGCATGCTATACAGCCTGGGCTCTTCGCCCTTCGTGGTGATCGGATCGACGCTGCTGATGAGCTTCTCGCTGCTGGGTACCTGGGGCGCGTTGTATGCCTTCACGCCCGAGGTCTACCCGACCGATCTGCGTGCCAGCGGGATGGGCATGGCAGGTGCTGTGGCGCGTTTCGGCGGCCTGTTCGCCCCGGCCATCATCGCGCCCCTCATGGCCACCCATTTCACCATGGCCCTGGCCGTGCTGTCGGCGATGCTGGTCGGTGGTGCGCTGGCGATCTGGGCGGTGGACGTGGAGTTGCGCAACCGGGCGCTGGATTGA